CACCACGTGCCGAGGAGCGCTTCCAGGCCAATCACCAGGGCCACAAACATCGCGCCCGCAACAAACCCCGCCGTGACATCGCTGGGGAAATGCACGCCCAAATAAACGCGTGAAAAGCAAATCAAGAGCGCCATGGCGATTCCCACGCACCACGCCCAGGGCCGTCTGAATCGGCTTGCGGCGAAAAGCCAGATGCTCGTCCCAATGAGAGCATGGCCGGAGGGAAAGCTGTAGCTGAAGGTCAGCGCGCGACGGTAATGAAACGTATCCACAGCGGCGTCGATCCAGAAAGGCCGTGGAAAACAAAACGCCAGGGCGAGCGCCTCGCGCAAGGCTGAGCTGACGAAATAGACGAGCGCCAGACGGATGCCGATTCGCGGATCGAGGCACAGAAAAACGAAAGGAAGGAAGGCGATGACATACACGCTGGGCCCGAGATTGGTGATGATGCGCATGGGCCAGGCCAGCGCCTTGGTTTGCTGGAGCCAGTGAATCCAGGTCAGCTCGCGTTCGTGCAGACTTTGTCCGCGGTCCGCGAACCAAGCGCTGCTGAGATTATTCGTCGCGGCAGCCACCGATACGCCCCGCGGACTGGAGGGATCCGCGGCCAGAGCCTCGCCGATCAGCATCATGCCCAAAAAGAGGAATCCCAGAAACGCGCTCATGGGAAGCTGTCTTGATCTCAGAACCATGCACATGACCCATGAACGGGTAAGGACGCGTTCCACCGCGTCCCTGGAATTGCTCCTTCGATCGCTGAGTAAAGTCAGGGACGGAGTGGAATCCGTCCCTACCGGGTTCATGGGAAGCTTCCCCGGACATGATGCCATGCAGACGGCCCATGAACCGTTGGGAATCCCTCTGACCAGCCCAGCGGACACCCTCTCCCCCACCGGGGGAGAGGGACGGGGTGAGGGGGTTCGGTTCATGGCTAGGGGGCGGCAAGAATGCCGGCCAATCGAGATGGCAAATCCTGGGCGGTAATGTTCCAAAGTCATTGCATCCGCATGCGCGTGATCACAACGCCCTCCGTTCTTCCGTCGAGCTGGTCGCGGATGTTCTTCGCGCGGTTGGCGACGAAGCGTTTGAGTTGGTGCACGGGCCGGTTCTCATCGAACGGATGGCCGTCGCGCGGGCCGGTTTGCCATTCGCGCAACACCGCGACCTCGAATTTGGCGAGCTTCGCCGGAGATTCTTCCGCGACCGCAGGCCGGACCACAGCCGCCAGCGCGTCGATGCGCGCATTCAGACGCTCCGGGACAAAAAGCGTCGTCAGGAGCCGCTCCAGTTCCGCGCGGTATTTTTGTTTGAAAACCGGAACCGCCAACATCCGTTCGAGAAAGCGGTTCTCGCCCACCCACGGATGCCAGAGGCTCGCGCGCTCGCGCTGCTCGGCGGTGGACATCATCGGGAATTCGCCCCACGAATGGTCCATGTCCCAGGGCGTGAACCCAAACCGGTTCGAGCGCGGATCGAGGTAGAGGAAGAAATTCTGGCCCTGTGCCAGAATGCCGTCGTAGTGCGCGAGCATGACCTCGCAGGCTAAGAAGCGGGCGAACTCTTCAAGGTCGATGAATTCGCCGATGCGCGCGGCGAATTCGTCGTCGCTCGCCTTTGTAACCAGCCGCGCCAGTTCGATCAATCGGCTTTGCTGCGGCGCGCTGACGGTTGTTTTGGGGTCGTAGATCGGTTCGTATGGTTTCCAGTCATCGCCAAGATCGTGAAACAACTGATAAGTGACCGGTTTGAGCAGCGCGGCGCCTTTCACGCCGAAGGTTTCCTCAGCCCAGGCGGCGTCGAGGTTTTCGGGCAACACGTAGAGGCCAAGCAGCCGGCGCTCGAAACGTTCCGCAACCGTCAGGAAAACCCGCGCGAAAGCCGTGCGCGGCGCGGGCACGCCGGCGTCCCGGAAGAATTCGTAAGCCAGCGCGTCGCTCAGACCGGATTGATCGGCGCTCAGATTGTTGAAGTTGATCGAGGTCCGTCCCACAAATTGCTGATTAGTTTGGTGCCGATTCAAATCGAGCTTGAACGGGCGTTTGTAAGTGCGCAACGCTCCGAGGAACGTGCCGTCGCCTTTGAACCGGGCGCCCGCGTTCGTCAGCCAGAGTCCGCCAATTTCCAGATCCGCGCGCGACCACGGATAATCAAATCCCAGAACTCCCGCGATGCCGGACCGCGCGGCTTTTGGATTGCGCAGGATCACCGTGCCGTCAGGTTGAAGCCAGTTCGCGACGGCTGGCACACGCTTGGGGCCCAAAGCGGCCCATCGGCCAGGCCCGAACTTCAAGTGGACTGTCCAGACGTTGGTGGTCTTAAAAAAATCGGCGGCGGCACGAACTGCGGCCGCGTCGGGTTCAGGACCGCCGTAGGGCGGGCCTGGCGTCACAGCCGGCGGCTCCGGCAACGCGGCGGTTGCCTGCCAATGCATGACGCGCGGCCAGAGCCAGGCCTGAAATTTCGGCGAGCGAAAAAGAAAGAACGCCGTCAAGCCCAGCGCGAGCAAGAAGAGAAAACCCGCGCCGAGAAGTAATCCGGCAATTGCCAGGATGCGTTTGCCCCGCGACTTCGGGAGCCGAGCGAGAAATATGCGCATGCGCTCGTTTAAGGCGATGCGACGCGTCTTGGCAATCCCCTAGTGATGTGTTTCACAAATGGCTGGAGTTATGTTGCGCCCAAAACGGCCTGGGGCAAGGCGCGACAAGGGAGCATAGCCCCAGCGCTCTGCGACCGAGGAGCAACGCAGCCCCAGACCGTTTTCGGCGCAACCCTTCGGGCCGCGGGTCTTTTGGCCTCCCGCTTCGTTGCTCGCTCGTCCCAGACCCACCAGGGTATGCGCGTCGCTCGCGCCTCGCGGGAGGCCAAAATCTCTTGCGGCATAACTCCAACCATCTGTGAAACACATCACTAGCATTTTCGCTTGTTCCCAATCCTCCGGTGTCACGTCCCGGAAGTCTTGTTTTCGTTGTTCATGGGACGAAAGACTCCCCCCCCCGCCCCAATAAATAATGCAACAACTTTTCTTCAAGAGAGCTTTCGCGCAGGGCCGCACCGGTCACCAGCGCCGGTGATTGGTTCCCACGTAATGCATCTGCGAGTCCACCCCGAGCGCTCCGCGATCTCTCTGTTGGCGGATAGAGATTTCCCTTCCGAGTTTGGAGCCGCCGTTTTAATCTCAAGCCTGTGACAGTTGAAATGTTTCAGGACGAGATGGCGCAGGCGCTCAAGGCTTTCGAGAAGTATGTCGTTTGCCTGGACAAAACCCCAGACCAATGCGCGGCTTCGCTGAAATCGCTCCTGGAAAAAGCCATCAAGGCCTACGAGAACCGAGGTCCCAATCTTCGCCATGGAATCGCTTTGGACCGGCAAGTGACCATTATCCTGAGCCAGACCGAAAACGAGCGTCCGCTCTGCGGCATCTACTTCAACCTTCACACCCCTTACCAGAAGAAGCCCGCGGCTCAGAAGGAGAAGACGGAAACGGGCAGTTGAAACTTCCCCCCAATCCCGCAGGTCAGAAGCGGCCATCACGATTCGCGAGCTGCGAACCGACTTCCGCTCGGTCAAACGTATTGGAGCAGCAAGACCAGGTGGTCGTCACCGACCGCGGTGATCCCGTGTACGAGTTTGAAGACCCCGCCGCGCCGACGGATCGAGCGACCGCCTTTGCCGGATTACTACTCGCGCCTGCTGGAACAGCGCGCCCAACCCATGCCGACGGAGGGACTCCGGAGCTTCTGCCGACACGAAAGCGTCGTCGCGTCCGGCTTGCCGGCGCGCTCCAAGACCTGGCGCACCTCACTGCTGCTTCGGTGGTCGCGGAGTGTCCTGGACTGCGGCAGTCCTGTGCCGCTTTTCCCCGAGAGGCGCGCCGCCGATGCCGAAACGCGCTCAGCCCACCGTCTCCAGCGCTTTGCGTTCGGCTGATTTGAGTTCCGTGAGGGCGGCAACGCGCTGGTCCAGCGTGGCCAGCACGCCACCCCGGTGGATGGCGAGTCCCAGCAGGTAGGCGTCGTTGACCTGTTGATGCCCCATCAGCCGGACGCCAGCGAAAGCGACCGCCTCGGCGACGGGAAGTTCATCCGGCCAAAAGCTGTGGTCCTTGGCGGCGGTGTTGGCCGACAGAACGTGAATAGCGTCCCGGGGTTGAACCGCGTCGCGGGAGAAGGCGGGGTTTG
The sequence above is a segment of the Verrucomicrobiota bacterium genome. Coding sequences within it:
- a CDS encoding phosphatase PAP2 family protein, producing the protein MTLEHYRPGFAISIGRHSCRPLAMNRTPSPRPSPPVGERVSAGLVRGIPNGSWAVCMASCPGKLPMNPVGTDSTPSLTLLSDRRSNSRDAVERVLTRSWVMCMVLRSRQLPMSAFLGFLFLGMMLIGEALAADPSSPRGVSVAAATNNLSSAWFADRGQSLHERELTWIHWLQQTKALAWPMRIITNLGPSVYVIAFLPFVFLCLDPRIGIRLALVYFVSSALREALALAFCFPRPFWIDAAVDTFHYRRALTFSYSFPSGHALIGTSIWLFAASRFRRPWAWCVGIAMALLICFSRVYLGVHFPSDVTAGFVAGAMFVALVIGLEALLGTWWQAAGLRRQCVAAAVLSGMLILAGILAKSLHSAMPDPPLWAAFAVKAREVHRITEQAGAVFGLAVGWAIGRRWAPFEVFGPWWQRLACWVLGCAPLAVIYGTRWLGPADSEVIRAAVRFCGASLATGLLMGVVPWLCLRWKLVRPEVAR
- a CDS encoding PIN domain-containing protein; this encodes MKGYLLDTNLLIALLWPSHERHDLALKWFTRRRAKGWATCAFTQAGFVRIVSNPAFSRDAVQPRDAIHVLSANTAAKDHSFWPDELPVAEAVAFAGVRLMGHQQVNDAYLLGLAIHRGGVLATLDQRVAALTELKSAERKALETVG